The DNA sequence ATTCAGTAATAAAGTTCTGATTAATTAGAATGAAAAGTGGGAGCATGCACCTCCCTGTCCCAACTTCAGCTCACTCCAACTGAAGTCAGGCATGGCTGAAGCCCCACAGTTCAGCGACCGCTTTCTCCGAACCAAACATGTGAGAGTGGTAATTTCTGCTAGAACAGGATCAATCTGCCACTTTTTCCCAATCAAATGCGTCGATTCTGCTGAACAAGGGACAGCAAAGTTATGGATTAAGGCACTTCTACTGGAAAAGACTAAAAATTACTAGccattttttaataatattggaGTGGCTAGATTGGTTTGGAGGTATGtcattttcttggatccttctttATATGTTTTGGCAGCTCTTGAATCCCTGGTTTTAGCTTTTTCTACCTAGTTTTCTTCTATtgattgttttttctttctagGGTAGGTTAGGATTGGATCAACTACTAAttggtctttcttttcttttctctgctTTTGTCattgttcttattttttccTTATCCATCTttagacctttttttttttttaatactctCTTTTCCAGAAAAAGCATCCGAAAGCAAGCCGAAAAATTCTAGATAATGTTTGTTATCCTGAAATTTGCACCTGAAACTTGACATCCCAAAAGCTCTTGTAACTTGGGGAAGAGGACCTCCTCCAGCTAACAAAGCGTTAACAAGATAAGCATCAAGGTGTCGAGTTCCACCTTGCCGTGTTAATTCAGAAATTGTTGTTCAACAAGGATGTGATGGTTTGCATGCAGGGACCACCATGGTGTTTAATTGCATTAAACCATTGGttttcaccatacaactctcgTAGCCACTTCGAGTTCAATTATATTATAACTATCACTTTTATCGTTTTTTGTTTGTTGTATGCGCGAATCAGCAGCTGATTGTCTGAAAGGTGGTGTCTGAAAGGGTTATAAGCAGGGTTGCAGCAGATAAGATCAATTTAGAGTTACAAGTGACTGTGTCTATAGTTGTTTACTCTCTTCCCATGTAATCTGAAATGCTGCAGGATTTTCCTGGGACTTCCAGCATGAAACATtcgaaaatagataaaataaaatagtgaTCAACATTTCCCTTGCATCTTGGGCTCTGTTTCAAGATAAATTCATGCTTGCATCCAATGTGCTTGATGCTAGTTTTTTTACAATGGAACTGGCTTATAGTTGTTATAATTAATTTAGCTCTCAAATTCCCTTTAAGTAATCTGACAACTGACACTTAGATATATGTACAAAAGCTTCTAATCATCATGAAATACCCAGAACAGCTATCTTTAATTTATAACAGAGCACAAGAGTGTCAAGAATTAATTCCATCACGTACATACTTCTAGCTGCGCGATCAACCAATGTGCTTCTCAAGCACTGCTCCTGCCTAGAGCGCCAGAGTAACCCTGATACGGCTTTGCGGGCGTGTGTTTCATAGCCTTCACCCCCAGTGGATTGTTCTTGCTCTGTTTGTCAAACCAAATGACACAGAAAAACAAGAGTTAGGTAGGAAAAAGGTATCAGATATGCAAAATAGGATGGATATATTGTCAACCAGAGGAAAATAAAGAATTGAGGCTAGaaaaatgaaaacaagaagCTTTGATCTATTTAGCACTCTTTTTCAATCCATTAAATGGGCATGCCTAATTATGTGCTGATTTCCACCTATTTGCCGATCAGGCCTCAAATGATTTGGCCAATAAACCATCCAAATTATCAGTAAGTGATTTTCGAATCACTCTGCCAATGAGGATTTGATTTCATACTGTAATGCCTGATGAGTATAAGCATGAAAAGTTATTTTCCAAAGTTAGGGAGTTACCATTAGGCAAATTCCTTCCTCAACATTGCAAATGGGGTAGTCATGGGGGCAGCAGCTGTAGTGGTCATCACAGCAGGTCGCACCCTCGAGCGGGCAGCATCCCCATGCAAAGCAGTTGCGTCCAAATTCATAGACACAGCAGCATGTCGTGCTCTCTGGGCAGGAATAGTAGTTATCGCAAACAGTTGGTGGCTTCACAGGGGAAGGAGGTGATGGACCAGGATTGGGTGGGTTCTGGCCCTTCTTTATGGGATATGATGCCTCCATTGCAATACCACACTTGCCGGTGGCTGCATTAATATTGCGCTCCATCCTAACGTACCCAGCCTCCCCCCACTCTGAGCCCCATGAGTTCTTCACAATCCAGTACTCCTTGCCATTCTCACTGCCATAGCCTACTGCAGTTACACCATGGTCCAGATCGGTACCACAATATCCAGTGAATATTCCCTGAGTTCgaaggaaaaataaataaacagtcAGATAGATAGATAAATGATTAGGGTAAATATGTATAGTCATGAACAACCACACAACTGGAGGATCATACATTCAATAATCTAGTTTTCTTTTATATAATTAGATGATCAGTATTATTGATGAAAAAAACGTGTAGGACATCGTGCAGCATGTCCAATTTTTTGAAGCTAAAAGATACATGTTGTCAAGAGTAAAATGACTCTACAAACTTCAACTTTTGATAGTTCGATTATTTACGGATGCCTCTGAATGGCAATATACTATTTAATATGACCTATAGAGTGCACAAAATAATTGTAAAATCAGTCTATATTAAGCTGTTATGATTCAGTAATTGACAACATGAGCTTGTCACTATAGCAGTTTATTGACAATGAATGGTGTAGATATGTCAAAGTTACACTAACAAGCAACACATAAATTAATAAGAAACACCCAGGCAAAGTAATCTGAGTTTGCTGATGAAGAAAAACTTTGTCAACAAGGAAAGCTCAAGGACAAGGATAATGTTGGGCTTTTGGAAGGTTGAAGATGCTATGTGACTATAATGCACACTGGGACAGAATAGAGCAGCCACATTTGACCATCAAAAAACAGCCCAATAGCTGTGGCCACAGTTTGCAACTCACAAAACCACACACCAGAATAAAAGAAAGCTATCACAGTATATTGAAAGTCTATATTTATACATTTAGATATAAGGAATAGCTTCAAGAGGAATCCCTGGACCAAACTATATACTCCATGACTGCAACATAAGCTTCTTCTGATGttaattctgaatttcatagaaCATAAAGCGAAGACTGAATGAAGCATATTCCACCAATCACCCACCACGATTAGGCAGCATGCCTCTATAAGCCTAACTACCATCATACTTTTTCAGAAGGACCGAACCAATTCTAATATACTAGTTACATAATAATTAGGCATTTATATATCAATTctcatcttaaaaaaaattattgatgaaTATATCAATTATCAATGCTCTACATCTAGTGGAACTCTAACATGATTAGGGCTTTCATATACAAGAAATTCTTTGTTCCACGTCTCTCTATAAAATTATATTGTAGACAAGCTGCAAATCATGAACGATGATAGCAAGTGGTTAACAATCTTACAGACATGTAGCAGGGGTAAAACATGGCAACTGAAATCCACAACCATGACATAAACAACCAGCAAGGCATGTACTAATTTACTTATGCAAGAGTCGACGCATCCCAAATTCCAGAGAAGATACTTGTCCCATGTAAGGACAAAAAAGGTAAAGAAGATTCCGATCATGCTTATATTTCAAGGATCTGCATGATGTAATATAGGGTCGAAAATCCTTTCATTCTTATATCTCAGACATCTGCAAAATTTTACATGCAGTTGATCTAACAAGCATCTGATCATACACAACAAGCTAAACTCAAATTGCCAGAAAGATTTTGGCAGAAAATTGATTACTTTTAGAAGCCACATCCATTACACCAAATTATAATTGCAGTCACCTGCTTCTCTAGCATAATGATGGATGGCCTATGCAGCATATTCACATATAAGGGGCACAATTAACGATCAAATCATCACTTTGGTTTAAATTTATGACAAAATACTTAAATTATCCATGCATAGAACCTTACCGATTCATACAATTGGAATGCCCTGCCACCACCTTCAATAGCAACACTAACAGGTTGGTTTGCCACTGCTTTCTGCAGAGACTTCTCATCATTTATCGGAACATCCTCATATGAATCGATGGAAACAACATGCGCGTTCTTCTGCAGCACCACCACAAAAGAGACACCACCATCAAAACTATAGCCAAGAAGGGAATTACAGAGGCCGCAGGACATATGAGAAGAAGAATCGGCAAGTTACCCTGTACTGGTCGCATCTACCATCACGGCCCTTGTAAGGGTAGTCCTCCTCAGTATCGATCCCCCCGTTGTTGATGATGAACTCGAAAGCGTAATCCATGAGCCCCCCGTTGCAGCCCTCATTGTAGAAGGTGTCGCAGTCCACCAGCTCCTGCTCCGACAGCGATATCAGATCGCCGGTCACGATCTGGTTGATCCCCTCCACCGCCGCAACCGTCGAGAAAGCCCAGCAGCTCCCTGCAACACCAAAGCACAGCACAAAAACACTATcagatctccaattcttctGCACTTCTTTCACTTAATACACGATAAATTTACTCTAAAATCTCATTCATACGGTTAGCAGCTTGGTACAAGTTTTCATCGACAAAAAATCAAACATATCGGCAGATCAAGAAACATGAGTGAGTCAGCTCAGGTCTGATCGGAAGCAGATGACGGAGAGGTTTTTCCGGTGAATAGAGAAACAAGGATCTAGCTCCATCAAACCGTCAACTGCGAGGGCAAAATAGTAATAATGTTGCCGGACGAAGGTAAAGGAAAGAAGATACGGACCGCAACTGCCTTGGTCTTTGACCTCCGCGACCGCGCCCTTGTCCCTCCAATCGATGGAGTCCGGCAGCTCGTCGCTGGAGCGGAACTGGTACCGATGGCTCCCAGCGGCGGAACTCCGGCGGCGGCGGGAGCCAGCGGTCCGGACGCCGAGGTAGGTGGAGCGGTACTCCTCGTTGGTGAGGTCGGCGAACCGGGTCAGGCCGAGGCGGAAGGAGTACTCGCCGGCGTCGGCGGCGGCGTTGTGCTGGTCGATGAAGCGGAGGTTGTCGCGGAAGATCTCGAAGCGCCGCTCGTCCTCGTCGAGCGCGTTGTAGGACCGGCTGTGCCGCGCCTTCCAGGCCTGGTAGAGGCGGCGCACCTCCTCCTCGCTCCTCTCCCCGTAGCTGAGGATGGACATGCCCGAGTCGACGGCGGCAGTGGCGGCGGAGGCCAGGGCCAGGAggtagaggaggaggagggcggaGACCGCGGCGGTCGCGGTAGAGGTATTGGGACCCATGGTCGCTGGGATTTGGATCGTAGAGGGGAAGAATGGGGAGGTAAAGATGAGAGGCaaggagccttcttcttcttcttccgtgcAGGGATGGCACCCGCTGCTTATGTAGAGGTGGCGAGGgggtttattaattaataaatgacaaatagtaaaaataataatgataaggctgattttttttttttttctccaacgGCTGGTTCTCTCAGTGCGAatgcataaaaaataataataataataataaaacttgAAAGGCTCTAAAGCAAGTCCATCGTATCAATTAATGGGCTCCTCTAAACCAGCCAGCCACATACAAGACTATCTAATCCTCAGCTTTACTGGTCTTTCTATAGATATGCTTGGTTTGAAAGTTAACATAATAAATGGTTCgaatatttcaaatttttttaaaatttatatttattatatttatatttagtaATTTATAAAATCTACATTATGGTTGATTAGACTAACTGTTTTAATAGAACTATTTATTCtgcataaaaaattaatttttttggataaataaggaattatatatatattttatattcttaaataattattatattatttaaaattattttgatcATTTCTAAAATTTTTGCTGGTTtggtatttaaattttatttaaaattaatgaTTTGGTTAATACTTTGTTAAGTTAtgaatttaaatattaaataaaataaattttaagaatgtaaatataattttttttaattatcggAGGTAAATGCTATTGTATTAATGCTGGCAGTCGACAGCTTGGGGCTTTGCAGTGGATCATTTCTTTCTATTaattgagagagagagcgagagagaggaggggatgGAGAGAGGTGAACCAATGAAGCCAAACCCTTCTGGAAGCGGAGTGTGGGCGGGCGACACTAGCTTCGCAAGTCAAGAGGAAATTA is a window from the Phoenix dactylifera cultivar Barhee BC4 unplaced genomic scaffold, palm_55x_up_171113_PBpolish2nd_filt_p 000046F, whole genome shotgun sequence genome containing:
- the LOC103712059 gene encoding oryzain alpha chain-like, whose product is MGPNTSTATAAVSALLLLYLLALASAATAAVDSGMSILSYGERSEEEVRRLYQAWKARHSRSYNALDEDERRFEIFRDNLRFIDQHNAAADAGEYSFRLGLTRFADLTNEEYRSTYLGVRTAGSRRRRSSAAGSHRYQFRSSDELPDSIDWRDKGAVAEVKDQGSCGSCWAFSTVAAVEGINQIVTGDLISLSEQELVDCDTFYNEGCNGGLMDYAFEFIINNGGIDTEEDYPYKGRDGRCDQYRKNAHVVSIDSYEDVPINDEKSLQKAVANQPVSVAIEGGGRAFQLYESGIFTGYCGTDLDHGVTAVGYGSENGKEYWIVKNSWGSEWGEAGYVRMERNINAATGKCGIAMEASYPIKKGQNPPNPGPSPPSPVKPPTVCDNYYSCPESTTCCCVYEFGRNCFAWGCCPLEGATCCDDHYSCCPHDYPICNVEEGICLMSKNNPLGVKAMKHTPAKPYQGYSGALGRSSA